In Carassius gibelio isolate Cgi1373 ecotype wild population from Czech Republic chromosome B13, carGib1.2-hapl.c, whole genome shotgun sequence, one genomic interval encodes:
- the LOC127970333 gene encoding golgin subfamily A member 7B-like: protein MATEFHNLQELRHSASLATKVFIQRDYSDGTICKFQTKFPAELDSRIERSLFEETVKTLNCCYAEAEKIGGQSYLEGCLACATAYIVFLCMETRYEKILKKISMYIQEQNEKIYAPRGLLLTDPIERGMRVIEISIFEDSGSTSSSSTGSPSSGTAQ from the exons ATGGCGACTGAG TTTCACAACCTTCAGGAGCTGCGTCACAGTGCATCTCTGGCCACCAAGGTCTTCATTCAGAGAGACTACAGTGACGGCACAATCTGCAAATTCCAGACCAAGTTCCCTGCAGAGCTGGACAGCAGG ATCGAGAGGAGCCTGTTCGAAGAAACGGTGAAGACGCTGAACTGCTGTTATGCAGAGGCTGAAAAGATTGGGGGTCAGTCCTACCTGGAAGGCTGCCTGGCTTGTGCTACGGCCTACATCGTCTTCCTGTGCATGGAGACACGCTATGAAAAG ATCCTGAAAAAGATCAGCATGTATATTCAGGAGCAGAATGAGAAGATCTATGCACCCAGAGGTTTGCTCCTCACAGACCCCATCGAGAGAGGCATGAGAGTG ATTGAAATCTCCATCTTTGAAGACAGTGGCTCCACCAGCTCCAGCTCCACTGGTTCTCCGTCCAGTGGCACGGCTCAATGA